In one window of Arachis ipaensis cultivar K30076 chromosome B06, Araip1.1, whole genome shotgun sequence DNA:
- the LOC107605514 gene encoding K(+) efflux antiporter 6 — translation MFPARSPSFSRLSHHHLTLLILSVSLVLLLQPPSSLAIRLDESDRIELVANSTESNVTLSKPREGSFAEMIDRALEHEFTENDQNEVPDAGSFNNSVAEQQAVLETVARVKPKKNETKDEKSFQLHHVFNLDNDNRAEDTPMLIDRKDNVFIISNFKSKYPVLQLDLRLISDLVVAIVSATCGGVAFAFAGQPVITGYLLAGSIVGPGGFNFISEMVQVETVAQFGVIFLLFALGLEFSAAKLRVVRAVAVLGGLLQIFLFMCMCGLTVSLCGGKASEGVFVGAFLSMSSTAVVLKFLMDKNTTNALHGQVTIGTLILQDCAVGLLFALLPVLGGTSGVFQGVLSMTKLLVTLIAFLSVLSILSRTCLPWLLKLMISLSSQTNELYQLASVAFCLLVAWSSDKLGLSLELGSFAAGVMIATTDLAQHTLEQIEPIRNLFAALFLASIGMLIHVHFLWNHVDILVASVILVIVIKTIIIASVVKGFGYNNKTSVLVGMSLAQIGEFAFVLLSRASNLHLVEGKLYLLLLGTTALSLVTTPLLFKLIPAVVHLGVLLRWFSPDSSLEIGYSKVDILRSESGKQRIILMDQESHDS, via the exons ATGTTCCCTGCAAGATCACCTTCATTTTCTCGCCTGAGTCACCACCATTTAACGCTCTTGATTCTCTCAGTTTCGCTCGTACTTCTACTTCAACCTCCGTCGTCACTCGCCATTCGACTCGATGAGTCGGATCGGATCGAACTGGTTGCCAACTCGACCGAGTCCAATGTTACGCTCTCGAAACCCAGGGAAGGAAGCTTCGCGGAAATGATCGATCGAGCTCTCGAGCACGAGTTCACCGAGAACGACCAGAACGAAG TGCCTGATGCGGGGAGCTTCAACAACAGTGTGGCAGAGCAACAG GCTGTACTCGAAACTGTGGCCAGGGTCAAGCCAAAGAAGAACGAGACAAAGGATGAAAA GTCATTTCAACTCCATCATGTATTTAATTTGGATAATGATAATAGAGCTGAAGATACCCCAATGTTGATAGACCGAAAG GATAATGTTTTCATAATATCTAACTTTAAATCCAAGTATCCAGTGCTCCAGCTAGATTTGCG ATTGATTTCAGACCTAGTGGTCGCTATAGTTTCGGCAACTTGTGGTGGCGTTGCATTTGCTTTTGCGGGACAACCG GTTATTACTGGATATCTTCTGGCTGGCTCCATAGTTGGACCTGGTGGCTTTAACTTCATTAGTGAAATGGTGCAG GTGGAAACAGTGGCTCAATTTGGTGTAATATTTCTTCTGTTTGCATTGGGCCTGGAGTTCTCGGCAGCTaag CTTCGTGTTGTTCGAGCTGTTGCTGTTCTAGGAGGGCTACTTcaaatttttctgtttatgtgcATGTGTGGGCTTACTGTGTCG TTATGTGGTGGTAAAGCCTCAGAAGGAGTTTTTGTTGGTGCTTTCCTTTCTATGTCTTCAACAGCAGTG GTCTTGAAGTTTTTGATGGACAAGAACACTACTAATGCCCTTCATGGACAAGTCACTATTGGGACCCTTATTTTGCAG GATTGTGCTGTTGGATTGCTTTTTGCATTACTTCCTGTTCTGGGTGGCACGTCTGGTGTTTTCCAAGGAGTGTTATCCATGACAAAGCT GTTGGTGACTTTGATTGCATTTCTCTCCGTTCTGTCAATATTGTCTCGTACCTGCCTCCCATGGTTGCTTAAACTGATGATAAGCTTGTCATCCCAG ACAAATGAGCTCTATCAGCTGGCGTCTGTTGCCTTCTGCTTGCTTGTAGCCTGG AGTAGTGATAAGCTGGGGCTAAGTCTAGAGTTAGGCTCCTTTGCGGCTGGAGTGATGATTGCAACCACTGATCTGGCTCAACATACACTAGAGCAA ATTGAACCTATTCGCAATCTTTTTGCTGCTCTTTTCCTAGCCAGCATTGGAATGTTGATTCATGTTCATTTTCTCTGGAACCATGTTGACATTCTGGTAGCATCTGTAATTTTGGTGATTGTCATAAAAACAATCATAATTGCTTCTGTTGTCAAAGGATTTGGTTACAATAACAAGACTTCAGTACTT GTTGGAATGTCATTGGCACAGATAGGAGAATTTGCTTTTGTTCTTCTCAGCCGTGCTTCTAATCTTCATCTAGTTGAG gGTAAACTATATTTGCTGCTTCTTGGGACCACAGCTCTTAGTCTG GTAACAACTCCTTTACTTTTCAAGCTAATTCCTGCAGTAGTGCATCTCGGTGTGCTATTGAGGTGGTTCTCTCCTGACAGTTCACTGGAG ATCGGATATAGTAAGGTAGACATCCTCCGCTCAGAAAGTGGGAAGCAGCGAATAATTTTGATGGACCAAGAATCTCATGATTCTTGA
- the LOC107605516 gene encoding abscisic acid receptor PYL2, whose protein sequence is MASSEIYYSNLQALTQEELAELDPIIKKYHIFNDPSPNTCTSIITYRIEAPANAVWPFVRSFENPQKYKHFIKGCNMRGDGGVGSIREVTVVSGLPASTSTERLEILDDDLHILSFKVVGGEHRLQNYRSVTSVNEFNIGNRAYTIVLESYIVDIPQGNTEEDTKMFVDTVVKLNLQKLGVVAMAS, encoded by the coding sequence ATGGCCTCTTCAGAAATATACTACTCTAATTTGCAAGCTCTAACACAAGAAGAATTGGCTGAACTTGACCcaatcataaaaaaatatcacATTTTCAATGATCCCTCCCCAAACACGTGCACTTCGATAATAACCTACCGGATCGAAGCTCCGGCGAACGCGGTATGGCCGTTCGTCCGAAGCTTCGAGAATCCCCAGAAGTACAAGCACTTCATAAAGGGGTGCAATATGAGAGGAGATGGCGGCGTTGGCAGCATCAGGGAGGTAACCGTCGTTTCGGGCCTCCCAGCATCAACCAGTACTGAGAGGCTCGAAATTTTAGACGATGACCTCCACATACTGAGCTTTAAGGTAGTTGGAGGCGAACATCGCCTCCAAAACTACCGCTCGGTAACGTCGGTTAACGAATTCAACATAGGAAACAGGGCTTATACAATTGTTTTGGAGTCTTATATTGTGGATATACCACAAGGGAACACCGAAGAAGATACCAAGATGTTTGTTGATACCGTTGTTAAGCTCAACCTTCAGAAACTTGGTGTGGTTGCCATGGCTAGTTGA